In Humulus lupulus chromosome 7, drHumLupu1.1, whole genome shotgun sequence, the following are encoded in one genomic region:
- the LOC133792244 gene encoding uncharacterized protein LOC133792244: MNEVRNYRQFDHEDNLDEMIDDAYYESEVDLVKIENLLSEAEKPIYSGCTKFTKLSAFFRLYNMKAKKGWSDMSFTELWQKKRNSEEDKEGVPTKVLWYIPPIPNLIRFYRNVDHAKNLTWHANMIIKDGRLRHPTDLPAWKSVDCEWPSFSNEPRNIRVALSTSGINPHTSLSSKYSCWSVMLVIYNLPPWLYMKRKFTLLTLLISGPKQPGNDIEFYLASLIDDLKTLLNEGVRAYDAYLKEEFTLRVMLLWKINDFPTYGNLSGCSVKGYKDYPICEEKTFSQYLKHSRKVCYMGHRKFFPRRHYFRTWKNEFSGGQEFGLAPVPLSGNQVLNKVSVIQFKVGKPIVCPIKKKKGRGKSVGKDKTEVRMTSADESKSPWKKKSIFFELEYWENLLLRHNLDVMHIEKNVYDSLIGTLLNIPSKSKDEYLHGVTSVGDQSTLNKSNGGYGGKGSVVCSITQDERHEALCLVLQNIDEIQPYIEDHFVWIRKKYPSKSKNQKWIQDEHYRTFSTWLENKVAIEVTQTSSHVSNIVKWISRGPSLNVFKYPSYIVNGTQFNTLERDNVRTTQNSGVCIVAKIMQISSSKDQNLVECDMTFYGVIQEFWELDYITNRVLVFLCDWVKSDKGVKVDDLGFTSIDLNRIWHKNDHLIMETQAKLVFYVNDPSNKQWSVVVPTQLIDWRDKENDLTEYPIDDGVDDDDVCLRFDGDDISMADPGGFYDDFPLPGLDDDCLLPGLENDVGQEENDDNAIEDGRSGRGLCTMPDIAKM, encoded by the exons ATGAATGAAGTTCGAAATTATAGGCAATTTGATCATGAGGATaatttagatgaaatgattgatgatgcataTTATGAATCAGAAGTAGATCTCGTTAAGATTGAAAATCTTCTTAGTGAGGCTGAAAAGCCGATTTACTCTGGTTGCACTAAATTTACAAAGTTGTCAGCCttttttagattgtacaataTGAAAGCCAAAAAGGGATGGAGTGATATGAGTTTCACGGAATT atggcaaaagaaaaggaattcAGAGGAAGATAAGGAAGGAGTACCAACAAAAGTTTTGTggtatattcctccaattcctaATTTAATTCGGTTTTATCGAAATGTTGATCATGCTAAGAATTTAACTTGGCATGCAAATATGATAATAAAGGATGGTAGACTTAGACATCCTACTGACTTACCAGCATGGAAGTCAGTGGATTGTGAATGGCCTTCATTTTCCAATGAACCTAGAAATATTCGTGTAGCTCTTTCTACGAGCGGAATTAATCCTCATACTTCTCTcagtagtaagtatagttgttggtcTGTTATGCTAGTCATATATAATTTACCGCCATGGCTTTatatgaagaggaagtttacctTATTGACCTTgctgatatcaggacctaaacaacctggtaatgatattgaATTCTACTTAGCTTCCCTAattgatgacttgaaaactttattGAATGAAGGAGTTAGGGCTTATGACGCATACCTAAAAGAAGAGTTTACCCTTCGAGTGATGTTGTTATGGAAAATCAACGACTTCCCcacttatggaaatttatctggttGCAGTGTAAAAGGATACAAAGATTATCCTATTTGTGAGGAGAAGACTTTCTCTCAATATTTGAAACACTCCCGCAAGGTGTGCTATATGGGACATAGAAAATTCTTTCCCCGGAGACATTATTTTAGAACTTGGAAAAATGAATTCAGTGGTGGACAAGAGTTTGGTTTGGCTCCAGTTCCTTTGAGTGGGAATCAAGTACTTAATAAAGTATCTGTAATTCAGTTTAAGGTAGGAAAACCTATTGTTTGTCCaattaagaagaagaagggtcGTGGAAAGAGTGTTGGTAAGGATAAGACTGAAGTTAGAATGACTAGTGCAGATGAGTCTAAAAGTCCTTGGAagaaaaaatcaattttctttgagCTTGAATATTGGGAAAACTTACTTTTGcgacataatttagatgttatgcataTTGAGAAAAATGTGTATGATAGTCTAATAGGAACTTTGTTAAATATTCCTAGTAAAAGTAAGGATG AATACTTGCATGGTGTGACAAGTGTGGGCGATCAATCTACATTAAATAAAAGTAATGGTGGTTATGGTGGAAAAGGCAGTGTTGTATGCTCAATAACTCAAGATGAAAGACATGAAGCACTTTGTCTTGTATTGCAAAACATTGATGAGATTCAACCTTACATCGA GGATCATTTCGTTTGGATTCGAAAAAAATATCCATCTAAGTCAAAGAACCAAAAATGGATCCAAGATGAACACTATCGTACGTTTAGTACTTGGTTAGAGAACAAG GTTGCAATTGAAGTGACCCAAACATCGAGTCATGTGTCGAACATAGTTAAGTGGATTTCCCGTGGTCCTTCTTTGAATGTGTTTAAGTACCCATCATACATCGTCAATGGTACTCAATTCAATACTTTGGAACGAGATAATGTAAgaaccacacagaatagtggagtttGTATTGTAGCAAAAATTATGCAAATCTCTAGTTCAAAGGACCAAAATCTTGTAGagtgtgatatgacattttatggagtAATCCAAGAATTTTGGGAATTAGATTATATTACAAATAGAGTTCTAGTCTTCttatgtgattgggtgaaaagtgacaaggGAGTAAAGGTTGATGATTTAGGTTTTACATCAATTGATTTAAATCGAATTTGGCACAAAAATGATCATCTCATAATGGAAACACAAGCCAAACTAgttttttatgtgaatgatccatcAAACAAGCAATGGTCAGTCGTGGTTCCTACTCAACTGATAGATTGGAGAGACAAAGAGAATGAT CTTACCGAATACCCTATTGATGATGGTGTAGATGATGACGATGTTTGTTTGCGTTTTGATGGTGACG ATATTTCCATGGCTGATCCAGGAGGTTTTTATGATGATTTTCCACTTCCTGGACTTGATGATGATTGTCTACTTCCTGGACTTGAAAATGATGTTGGTCAGGAGGAGAATGATGATAATGCTATAGAGGATGGGAGATCTGGTAGGGGACTATGTACCATGCCCGACATAGCCAAGATGTGA
- the LOC133789946 gene encoding uncharacterized protein LOC133789946 translates to MYIVAQAIGTPIVWPKDFVIISEDVTHETPSTSRTKSQRPRAPSTQQPRERRRQQTPPTQLAHTPLERLQNIVSHWDDGECVNLGIESEVFDQDMSHCYIFKDDIL, encoded by the exons atgtacatagttgctcaggccattgggacgccaatagtgtggcctaaggattttgtcattatatctgaagatgtaactcatgag actccctctacaagtaggaccaaatcacaacgaccaagagctccatcaacacaacaacctcgagaaagaagacgacaacaaactcctccaacacaattggcccacactccattggaacgattacagaatatcgtatctcattgggatgatggcgagtgtgtcaatctaggcatagagtctgaagtttttgatcaggatatgtctcactgttatatatttaaggatgacatactttag
- the LOC133789945 gene encoding uncharacterized protein LOC133789945 has translation MLVPWNHGEHWMLLILAPYAYHVYCCDPVNSELNNREEIVSVIVSAFNLFFSMNLPDVKIPDTLRIKQPQCPHQPDNVACGYYLMRMLKDLIEHASPGHYLRTLTSTSYTEAQIDELRQEWVTYMLLIIQSYRPR, from the exons atgcttgtcccttggaaccatgg tgaacattggatgttgcttattttggcaccatatgcatatcatgtttattgttgtgatccggtgaattcagagctaaataaccgtgaggagattgtatcagtgatcgtcagcgctttcaatctttttttctctatgaatcttcctgatgtcaagatccctgatactctacgcattaagcaacctcag tgtccacaccaaccggacaatgtggcatgtggatactacttaatgaggatgttgaaggatttgattgaacatgcgagtcctgggcattacttgagaacg ctaacaagcacatcatatacagaggcacaaattgatgagttgcgacaagaatgggtgACATATATGTTGctgataatccaaagttaccgacctcgttga